GTGTCTAATTATGAAGATAACTTAGTTTGGGTACAATAATCTCTAAACCAAAATGACAACTTGTGCTTTTTCTCTCCCACTGCACACGCCCGCGCACACGCCTGCCACGGGCACTGGGCAGCGGCTCAGCGGAGGCGGGTTTCTCTGCTGCCCGTACGCGAGCAGGGAACAGAGCGCCTCCTCTGCCGAAGTCCTGCACGGCTAAAGCATAGCATTCGAGAACCGGTTCTTTTGGGTAAAGGCTGTACAAGATGGCTCAATATAAGAAACTAAGAATCTAAGGTTCTACCCTAAAAACTAACTAGTATAACAAAGAATTTACCCATCTTTTCCTACTAAAAATGCAAACGGTATAAGgagacaaaaccaaaaacacattcaggatttttatttaattttttagcgGACCATTTACatacctcccccaccccttcctttaaGTTAGTGTGacaattttccataataaactaCTTAAAGAGAAGCTTTGGTCAAGAATGGAAtgaaacagcaaaacaaaaaaacaaaaaacaaaacccaaatcactgctgcttttaaaaaaccaacactTTCACCAATTATCctcaaacaaaacacacaacaaGGTTTGCGCCATATGTGTCTTCAGTGTTTCCTGGCGGCCGGCTCTCCTGCCCATCATGCGAATGGCGGAGCTGCCCAGCGCAGCCTGTCCGTCCTCATGCTGGATCTGGGAGGCTCGCTCAGCTTCACATTATCCGAAGGCCCTGGATAGAAGACTCTAAGGTCTGGAGAGCGGCAGGAAGAACACCGATGGTCAGTGGGGACCGGCCATCCTGGCGTTTTCCCCAAGGCACTACCCCACACCCCCTCCTTCCTGGCTGAAACCCGCTCCCTCTGAGACGGGCTCCCGGACTCTGGCCTGCAGAGACTCTCCCGGGCAGGGCTCCCCCTGCTGGCCCTTCCAGGCCCTGCGCCGCCTTGTCCCCACGGCCCCAGCCCACAGGCCCTGGGCACACACCTGCTCCCAGGGCACGTATCTGCTTATCATCTGTGTCACTGGCCCTCACTCCAGGTGCCCTGATGGCAGGCACTCCCGTGTTCCTGTGGCCCCCATGCAGCCAGCCTGGTGCACAACGCCTAGCGGTGCTCAAAGGCGGATGGATCAGCGAGGAAAATGCGCTGGAACTTCCCAGCTCACTCGCAGAGGAGAAAGGACTTGGCCGCAGAGATCAAAGGATGAAGGGCGCAGCTACCTGCTCAGGTGGAGCTAATTACACAGGTGCGCGATACCCCAAAGCAGGTGAAGGTAACAAGGGTGAGGAGACACTTGTAGAGGCAGCAACATCAATCACGGAACCGCACAGGCAGTGGCAGAATTCGGTAAACGTTTAACTTCTGGGGGTTAAGTCCGCAGAGCTGCACACCGGAGCTGCTCTCTtaccccagcccctcctccccgcctcctTATCCCAACCCCGAAGCTGGAGGGTGCACAGGCCTCCGGGGTTTGTCCCTCATGGGACACAGCACCCCTCCACGCGGCCTCCTAAATCCCTCTAGTCCAGAACCTCCtggccaccccctgccccccagcacgGCTGGAGGCACATGCCCGCCCCCCGTTCACTCCGGCAGCCTCTGTCCAGAGTCCTGGCCACCCAGGCCACCTGCACGTCACAGCAGATGCCTTTCCACGTCGGTTCCGGAGCAGCCCCCAGCTGCCCGCAGGCAGGGCCCGCTCTGCTTCCGCAGTTCCCATGGCGGGGCCTGAGTGCAGCGCGCGCCCCTCAAGCCGCTCGGCTGCTCTGCACGTGCTGCCGAGGCAGCTCAGGCAGTCCATGCAGCCCCCCAGTTCCTCCAGGTGAAAACAGAGGCGCTGGCTCCTCTCCCGGAGCTCCACCCgacccccaccctcctccctctcccacgaCGAGCTCCCCGAGGGCTCCTTCACGTCCACGTCCTCAGTGCCGGCACccggcaggcaggcagggagtgCTGATCCGATTAGCTGGTGTCAATCATAAAAACATGTCTACAGAGTTCAGCTAGTCCGGGCCCAACCTGGGGCCCGCCACCaaagcagcccccagcccccctcagTGACTCCGAGGACATCCAGAGTGTGGACCGCACCTCAGTGAGAAAGTGCGGCTCTCTCCTGCTAACAACTCCCAGGGTTTCAGGAGAACCCCAGCCGGTGCACTGCGCTCCTGACGTGCACTGCAGTTGACGGCTGGGTCCAAGAAATGAGGACCAGTCTTCTCATGGGAAGACTTCTAACACAAAGGAGATCTGTTCTGAAAGATAGACGATACCTTGAAATCCCAAATGGTCATGGCTCCATCGATGCCAGTTGTGCAAAATTTGCGACAATCTTGCTTGTCCACCTCGTAAATAGACACTTGACTGAAAAAAGGCAAAGACAAGAGAGAGACTGTAAGGCACGTGGTGGAAGTGAGCCCCAGCCTTCCTAGAAGGGTAACAGCGGTTTCAGGAAACAAACTGCCTGTCAATTCCTTTGAAGTGTCCATAGATATTAGTCTGTAGCGATCTgactcagaaaatattaaaatgtattttattaccagatgtccagaaaagaaaaagactggaaagagagaaaagttaaGAATGTGCACTAATTAGAGGGGCGTGGAGAAGCAGGACAATTCAGGCCACACAGCGTGCACCCTGCGGAGCCAGGAGAGGCCACGACCACAGCTGTGACTGAAATGGACACcctgcttaaaaaaaatactagaggCATCATGAAGCATGACTGAAATCCAACTGGCTCCAAACCAAAACTCCCAAATTACCCTCTAGGACAATGAGGGCATATGAGTCAAAAGCTCTCCTTACATTTGAAattaatcattattaatattagCAACATTCAGACACACCACAGAATTCCAACCAAGCTCAGCAGAGGAGATCGATGAAACAACTTGGCTTAGCCTGATTATCTGAAAAACTTTCAAGAAAACCAATTCCACAGCTcagacaatatttgtctttctccctgaAATGCCTAGAACATTCCCTCTGGGGAAGGGGATGGCACACACCACCTGTTTCTGCACAGCCTATGGGCTACAGAATAGCCTTTACAATTTTAagtgcttagaaaaaaataaaaaggctattatttcatgacatgaaaattatgcgaaattcacatttcagtgtctattaagttttatttttttatttttaaataaattttaaaattaattaattaatttatttttggctgcgttgggtcttcgttgctgcccgcgtgggctttctctagttgtggcgagcgggggctacttcttcgttgcagtgcgtgcgtttctcactgcggtggcttcccttgttgcggagcacaggctctaggcacacaggcttcagtagttgtggctggcgagctctagagcgcaggctcagtagttgtggcgcatgggcttaactgcactgcggaatgtgggatcttcctggatcagggcttgaacccgtgtcccttgcattggcaggcggattcttaaccactgtgctaccaaggaagtccctataaagttttactgaaatacATCCATGCATATTTATCTCTGTACTGTCCATGGCAGCCTGCAGGCCACATGGCAGAGCTGTAGTAGTTGTCTACTACAGTCTATGGAGACCGTGTAGTCCTCGGAGCCTAAAATTTACTCTCTGGTTCCTTATACAAGAAGTGTGCTGACCCTGCTCTAGGGTAAAGAGGCCTTAATATCTGCAAATAAAAGCAGTCACGCCAATCTGCAagggtctttttatttttaacctcaaAGTCTCAAAAAGGCAACGAGAGCTGTCTCTTTACAGATACACAGTCTGCAGAGAAGCTTAAGAGAACctcacagaaaataattttgaaaatcatttaagaCAGAGAAACTTGAAAAGTGTGGAGAAAAGTTCTGCTATGCCTTCAAATGACTACTTTTCAATAGAGCACAGATATTTCCAGCCTGTTTTAAGCCCAGTGGCCCTTTCCGCTGAACATGACAACCTGCAGTTAGAAATTCTCttgaagagggacttccctggtggtccagtggctaagactctgagctcccaatgcagggggcccaggtttgacccctagtcagggaactagatcccacatactgcaactaagagtttgcatgccacaactaagacccagcgcagccaagtaaataataaaaaaaagaaagtaatacgaatcttattaaaaaaaaaaaaaaaaagaaattctctcaAAGAGAAAGTCTAGAGGTTTCCATTATTCTTCCCATGTTCATCACCCACATTAAAGTCTCTCAACACAAAAGGTCTAGTCAAAGAATacagtgcagggcttccctggtggtgcagtggttaagaatctgcctgccaacgcaggggacacgggttcgagccctggtccgggaagatcccacatgccgcagagcaactaagcccgtgtgccacaactactgagcctgcgctctagagcccatgctccacaagagaagccaccgcaatgagaagccagcacactgcgatgaagagtagcccctgctcaccacatcTAGAGAgcgcctgcacacagcaatgaagacccaacacagccaaaaataaaaaaaaaaaaaaaaaaaaaaaaagaacatagtgCATTTCTcctctagattaaaaaaaaaacaaccaagctTTCTGGACACGACACAATTCTACTGTCTTATTTAACCACAGACACCTGATGAAAAATAAGTCAAGGAGTTTTTTAGCTTTGTCATAATGATGCTGAAAAATCTGTCTCTCTAATTAAACGATCTTCTTACTTGTACACCTTACTTGAAATCCATGGTTGAAGTGACAGCTACCTTTCAAACAGGATATGACTGTCAGGTGCTCACTATTAGAGGAACACGACATTCAGGAAGGTCTCCTTTTGTCCTCAGTCAAGTTTCTGAGAAAGCAAGACCCAGAAGAGGCTGCCTGACAGGCCGCACCAGCTCACAGGACCGCAGCAGGGCCTGAGCTCCGCACGCGGGACACCCAGACCGTCTATGCCCTGAAGGACGTAATGACTACGTGGGGGTGGCTCGCTCTCTGTGACGAGTTGGAAGTAAGAGCCTGCAGCCGGGAAGTTACAGACCCCTCGCCGCCCCCGTTCCTGAACGGATGTCTGGGTCCGCAGGACACAGAACATCACAGGGACCCGTCAGGGAACGAAGAGGGGAGAAGGGCAGCCCGGTCACCTAACCCTTCTGCACGGCCGTCAGGCCGGGGGCCGGGCGGCACCTACGTGATGCTGTTCTGGTGCAGCGTCTCCAGGGCCGTGTTGCGGTCCTCGGTCGTGGCCCGCTTGTCCATGTTGCGGAAGCGCTCCATGGCCGACATGTTGCGCTGGATGCTCTGTTTCGGGATGTCTAGCTTGGAGACGAAGGTCAAGCAGCCGCGGTCGTCGCAGCTAAAGAGCATGGGGCAGCAGTCATGGCCCTGAAACGAGGGATCGGTCAGGCCCTGCGGGGTGTGCGCCCAGCGAGCGCCCCAGCAGAGCGGCCCCACCACGGGAGCCTCTCGAGCTGCTTCCCCTACAAGGCTGCTGCCCCGGGCTCGTGCGCACAGCCACAGGGCACGCCCTGCTCCCGTTCTGGAGAGTAAGCACAGGCCCCGGGGCAAGAGAGATGCTTACAGCGGCCACGACGCTGTTCTCCGAGACGAAGCGCACACTCAGGAGGGGCAGGAACTCTGTCTTCAGAGTTGAGACCCTGAACACAAGAACAGTGTTAACCCGAGACGGAGCGGACCACGCAGCCTCTTCAGACACAGACGACAACGGACCCGTTCTCATGGGGGCTTGGCAGGATGAACGAACACTCATGTTAAGAGGAGCCCCATGACCCAGGCCTCCAGGAATCTCCAGCATGAGCCAGCCCTGAGGTGACCCGCAGACGCGCAGGCCTCTGCCCCCTCTGGCTGTGCCCACCCCTCCTgcacccctgctcaccacaaacTGCCCTACACTGCGGTCCCAGGAGCGCTGGTTCTCTGCCGCCTCGGCTCCCCCTGCCCCGTTACCCACATGCCCTTTCTGCTCCTCCTGCTTTTCCAAAGTCCACCCCGGTCTCTGAAACTCGGCTTGAGTTTCATCACCCCCATGAACAGCCTTCCTGGACCACTTCAGCCTGCAGTGGCTGCTCCTCTCTCTGGCCTCCTAGAGTTGACTGTCACCGTCACGCAGGACTGAAGGCCtttctctgctcccctctcctcGCCTGTGCTCACGTGGGCTCCTAGAGGGTTGGGACCACAGACATTTATGGGAGTCTATTCTGTGCCCCACCAGGCACCGGGGCAGGAGCTACGGCCACCGATGAACACGACACAGTGTTGGCCAGCCAGGAGCTCACATGCAAatgggccgtgtgtgtgtgtgtgtgtgggtgtgtgtgtacacacatatgctTCATGGTCATCTGGCCGAGAGATGACACAGATACGGCAGCAATCATGCTGGTTGATGAAGCAGGATCATATGGCTCCATGTAAAAGATGATGCATTTTGAAACTGTGTCTCAGGAGACGCCCCTGCCCTATCCCCTTCAGTACGAATGGTATTGGATTAAAGTCCTAACACCTCATCTTAGGCTCTCCTGTGGCATACCTGGCTCTTACTACATGAAATACTCTTAAGATGGAGAAGGGTAGCGGATGTAATCTGACTTGCAGGACCGGAGAAGCCAAATAATAAATCCATACGAAGGTAGACAAGAGCTTACAATATAAGCATATGCTAAGAGCTTATTATGCATTACAATAAACTGTACAGAAATCAGATAGCCATGACAAAACATTATTGACTGACAAAGAGCAAATTACTACACAAAATGTATACCATAATCCCATTggagttaaaaatgaaaagatagggcttccctggtggcgcagtggttgagaatctgcctgccaatgcaggggacgcgggttcgagccctggtctgggaagatcccacatgccgcggagcaactaggcccgtgagccacaattactgagcctgcgcgtctggagcctgtgctccgcaacaagagagcccgcgacagtgagaggcccgcgcaccgcgatgaagagtggcctccacttgccacaactagagaaagccctcgcacagaaacgaagacccaacacagccataaataaaaaaaaaagaaaaaaaaggaaaagatatatgtgtctatatacGTACAGAAATCTTCTGTAAGGCTTCATAATTTAGATTGGGGGgggtgtttaaaaaatttaaaaaaaaaattcacccccATCagtaaaatacatattctttctgAAATGTCACTTTGTTGTcagtgtggggcagggggagtcAGATGTGACTGCTTCCCTGCACGGGGGACAAGTCAGGAAACCCTTACAGGTGGGTTACCTTTAGCTGCCAGCGGAAAGGATTCACCGGGACAGAACCAAGATTCACAAGCGGAAAGGACTGCCGTCACACTCTCTGCCCCTCTAGACACGATAAGCAGACACAAACTGAAGTGTGATGAGACACACGCTGCTCTCCTCAGGGCCGAGCAGGCACCTCCCCACAGCGAGTCTCTGCGATTCGGGCTCCCCCAGCGCACACACCAGGGGGACTGGTTCCCAGGGTGTCAAGTGTCACTGCATGAAGGCCCACATGAATGGAGTACTGTCCACTGACTACACAGAGTAAGAACACATCTCCCATTTCACCTAAGGCTGCTGGATGCCATTTACATGTTGTGAGGAATTCACAGGAACAGACTAAACTGCCATCTGAAGGAACTCTTACCAGGAGCAAACCAGGAGACTCCTTTGGAGGAATCACAATCAGCACTTCCATTAAGAAGTGTTTCTGGAAGTGAGACCTAAGTCTTCAAAATTTCCCCAAATGGACAATCTAAATGTGTGAAGATAACTTTAAAGGCTGCCTTGCAGCCTGGTTTGGATTTTTATGCTAGTGCCCTGCACTTATACCCAGGGAAGGGCAGCCTCAGGCCAGCTGCTGAGATCCCACCCCACTCCTCTCTAAGTCCAGACGAAGGCAGATACTCACTGCACACTTTTTGAGGCATCGGCAACGGACACAGTGCTGTCGTGGCTGACCCAGGCCAGGCGGCTCCCGCTGGCGGAGAAGCTGACCCCGTGCACCCAGCCGCCAGTGCCACTGCCACCAAACTCTGACATCAGCTGACCAAAAGGCATCTTGCTGCCCCAGGGTGTACTGGCTGGCTTCTCATCCACTTCTTTAATGTAGGCAGAAAACACTCTGTGGTTTAAgggcaggaagagaaggaaagagtaaatgaaaatatctgtatATAGAAATAGGCCACAGGCAGCTGCTGTAAGGTGTcccaaaatgaaaagatactgaCTCATCAAAAGCAAAACCTGAAGACAGACAAGTTCAGATACACAAACCTCTTAAGACACAGAAGGGTTCTAAGGGCTGCCTACAGGTCAATTCAAGTTTGGCCTACGTCGCGTCAGGCACTACTCTCGGGGCGTAGCTCTAGAAGTGATGGACACAAAAGCCCTTCCCTCCTGGCGTGCATCCAGAGGAGGACCttgctgtcctgcccctccccgctCCCTGGCCCATGGCAGACTCTGCTAACGAGCACAGCATAACTTTCGTGTCTGCTTCACCATCATTCTTAACGCAGCAGTCCAGAGCCCACACAGTCAAATGGTAAGAGAGAGGAAACTATTTGCCACTCTGCAATAAACCACtggcattaactcatttaaagaaagaaagggagggacttccctggtggtccagtggctaagactccacgctcccaatgcagggggcccgggtttgatccctggtcggggaactagatgccacatgcatgctgcaactaaggagcccgcctgctgcaactaaggagcccgcctgctgcaactaagacctggcaaaacgaaagaagaaaagaaggaaagaaagaaagaaagaaagaaggaaggaaagaaagataggaaagaaggaagggaggaaggaaagaaaagaaaggaaggaaagacaggAGGAAAGAGACATCCACAGAGAAAGTCAAGGGAGGccagtgagagtgggcagcctctCCCTCGTGTCGCCTCAGGCCCACTGTCCAGCCTCTGTGGCAGGTCTAGTCTGGGATGAAGGCGGGTCCTTTACAGCCTGGGGTCATCAGTCTCTTTCTCTAATTCCATGAAGCTGTGTGTGAGGATGTTCTGACCCAGAGCTGGGAAGCAGAAGGGCTAGAGAACAGCTGGGGATCTGCCCTCCaatgctatttctttttactgcttcTCTTCAAAAACTTCTGAAACTTAAAGACTCCCAAAGCGATCTGGGATATTTTCCCCCTAAAACAATaatggcggcagcagcagctctGGAAGAGGCAGGACAGTGGAGAGGCGAAGGAAGCCTCGAATTATCTGTAAGTTAGATGATGTGACCTCAGAATCTCTGTGCTTTAAATCTGCATCACGACGGCTACTGCTTTAGTCATCAGAAGCCAGGAAAGAACTGTGCTGCCAACTTGAGAGCTGGGACAGAAAAGACCCTGACCCACAGGACCACAGGTCAAAGCCAAGTTTACTTCTGGAAATTAATATTAACAAAAGAATTGTAAGCTATTTGTACAAGCCGATTTTTAGACACAGCCTGACAATCCAGGTGGTATGGTTAAGTTCCATCTTCTAAGGGAGCTGGAATGACTCTGGGTAACACATCACAAACAACAAAATTCCTGAATATGAAAAAATCTTTACTGTTAACACTGGTTCTCAAGTAGAAGAGCCAATATTCTTCCAAAAAGTACCTTGACACTATTGTACTCCCATCCCATAGCCAAATTCCCAcatatatcctttaaaaaaaaccccaaaccaaaaaccCCGTGAGGACTCTTGGATATAAATCACTAGCCAGGTTTTCTGGAATTTCTCCACATAGCTTACCAAAGAATGCTGCACCCCACCTCCCAACCCACCACATGAAGcaacatttgcttttcttctggcTAAggccggggtggggaggagggagccttCTTGATAAAGAACAGCTTTAGAAAGCAATTACACTGTATGACCCTTAAAGCTCTCAGCAAAGTGGCTGTGTTTCTTCTAGTCTCACGCTAACGACAAATAAAGAGCTTTAGCTGAAAAGCAACCGCACAGTAACAGCTCAGCAGTGCCCTGTTCAGCTCCGTTTTGTTGATCTTGGTTTCACTCTGGAATTTGCCCAGTCTGCTGCCTGGGTtatgaaatgagaaataacaCCGTGGGAGCGGGGGACCCTGTACCTGGATGTTCTGCCTGAGGAAACTTCCTGGCTCCACCCTTGCATCCCTCCGCCTGCCCCTCCTGGTCCACTGCTTTCTATTGATACCTCCTGATTTCCGCACTTGCTGTAGCTCCTTTTCTAGATCACAAGCTCCTTTCATCTCTGGGACCCTCGTGGGGCCTAGCACAGTACCTTACAAAGAAAAGGAACCTCAAAAATACTTGCTGAAAGATGAAAAACGAAGAGCTCAAGGCCGTCTACCAATCCTCACTCGTTCCCACCTGCATTTGAAATCACAGGATCCTGCAGCCAGCAAGACGTTGTTGGGATGCCAATCCAAGCTGAGGACCGTGGAGCGAATGGGTTTTTTAATGTGCTTGCTTACCCACCTACAAAAGGAGAAAACCCATTTTAGTTTATCGACGCATCAAGCAACCGTCCCCAAATGACCTACAAATGTGTGTCAGGCGAAAACACCTACACGTGGTTCTCACGTGGCCGCCGAGTGTTCTACCAGAGAGAAGGTGCGTTTctagaggaagagaggaaggggaacCATATGTGGCCCCTTTGCTCTCCTGCCTTTCAGGCTTTGATGTTTTCATCAGAGCAGCCAGTTCGGAACTTTCCCGGCTACCAGGGGATCCTCATTATTAAGTATATTTATGGATTAACTCTCATACCGTCTCCCATGGACTTTCAAATTATGTGTGACTCTAACCTTTGAGATAAAAACTGAGGTTTGAAatcacttgaatttttttttttttataaatttatttatttttggctgcattgggtcttcgttgctgtgcgcgggctttctctagttctggcgagcaggggctactctttgttgcggtgcgcgggcttctcattgcggtggcttctcttgttgtggagcacgggctctagtacttgcagcgtgtgggctcagtagttgtggtgcacgggcttagttgctccgcgtcatgtgggatcttcccggaacagggctccaacccgtgtcccctgcactggcaggtggattcttaagcactgcaccaccagggaatctgctgaatttttattacaaatattcagtgatttgttcctttgttttggtTTAAGTTTGGGTTGTAAAATAGTTTAATTTCCTTTCTAAGTCTCCGTGAAACtgcaaattctttattttttcacagagAAATCAAGAAATTAGCAGAACCTCTTGCTGGTGATGGGCCTCTGACTAACTCTCTAGCTCCACTAAAACGTTTATTTATGTCTAAGATCAGTCATTATTCTGGCCTAATTCAATTTCTGTCCCTAAACTGCTGCTTAAAAACCAATCCTGTTCTACTGCGTAGGAGCTGAGAGACTTACTCTCGAGCAGAGTGCCCTTCCTTGAATGTTAAATCACTTTTCTATAGAATCTTTTTCGTAGGGGCTTTTCTGAAAAACAGACAACATTCTGACTTGTTTTATAACAGTTATTTTACCTTAAAGGCGTTTAGAGGTTGTTTTAAAGTACTCGCATCCTACAAATGAATTACAATGCCATAGCTGAGACATTCCCCTGAACATAACGGCTTGCTCAAGGGACAATACCTTGTACTACAGTAAAGCCCAATTTGCCTGAATCTGAGACtatttttcaatgaataaaaatgcGAAGTCACTGAGGTTGAAAGCTACCCAGGAAAAAAGCTGTTTCTAATCTATTTGTTACAGTGAGCCTTCTAAACAATTTCTTGCAGGCCAACATTTTGTTAGCTTTATTTTTACACATGCTTGCAAGCAAGAAAAACCGCAGGTCTTCAATTCATAATTCAATCTTGTTGCAAATTCACAGACTAGTTTCAAAGAATCAAAATTTCTGAGGTTTTACTAAATTACAAAGTGTAATGTGATaatcccttcccttccttgtttCAGACAGTGACACATGAAGAGTAATGTGTATTCGGCTACTTTTAGTACAAGTACAAACACTGCCAGTTTCGCACTAAATGACAATTCCATGTTGAAGGGTATCTACCAGCCTTTCTGAACACGTGCCAGGTAGAGCAGAGTGGCTTCCTTATCAAAGTAAGCAGGAAGGAGTAGTTAAAATAACTTACTTAGCCATAAAATAAATCCCTGTATTTTGACTGGTTTACAGTATAAAGTAAGTACAACAGGCTGAttgtatttctgagattctggtcaaattttaaagtttaacagtttttttgtttttttttttttaaagatttattgattgattgattgattgctatgttgggtcttcgtttctgtgctagggctttctctagttgcagcaagcgggggccactcttcatcacggtgcgcaggcctctcactatcgtggcctctcttgttgtggagcacaggctccagacgcgcaggctcagtaggtgtggctcacgggcccagttgctccgtggcatgtgggatcttcccagaccagggctcaaacccgtgtcccctgcattagcaggcagattctcaaccactgcgccaccagggaagcccaaagtttAACAgtttaaacaagtaaaatattacACCAGGACACAGATTTGGTATAAAACTTTACAGAAAGGAGAATACTGGTATCTGTAAGCCTCCTAGATACTTTAAGTCAATagagacagggaaaaaaacttcCGTAGGGCACTGAGCATCTTTCaagtttataatttatatatcagAGTAAGAAAACAGCAATTTAGACAGTACAGAGTGAGAAGAGTTGTAGCatcttaaagaacaaacaagccaGGAGATCAGAACATGGAAACCACAGGTCAACATTAATATGAGAAAGATGTGAGATTGGACTCATTGCACATAGAAGAAGGAAGAATGCTCAGAGAGAATGgagaatttcaaaggaaaaaaaaaatctccagatgAGGAAAAGCTGAAGTTACAGTTAAGCCTCCACCCAGTGCCTCAAGAAGTCACCAAGGACACAGCAGTCCAAACGTATGAttctacagagaaataaaaatactcatgTTGCTCACCAGTCATTTTCGGACTCGAAGTAACAAACAGAAATGAGTCGAGCTCCGCTGCCCACAGCAAATTTGTTCTCCAGCGGGGACCACGTGACAAAAGTGGCTGCACGGTTAATCCTCAGGATCACCAGGGTCGGCTTCCAGACACCGTCTTTCTGACTCCACACGTAGGCATTGCGGTCAGCCCCACAAGTGACGATGCGGTCACTCTTGGGAGCCCAGTCGATACCTGCAAGTTGAGATGTGGTGGCATCTGCTCTGCCTGGCCATCGACAACTGACACGGCACCAGCAGGAGGCCACCGGCGTGGCAGGGCTGGATGTGGGCTTGGgaccttcctccccagcccatcC
The sequence above is drawn from the Balaenoptera musculus isolate JJ_BM4_2016_0621 chromosome 15, mBalMus1.pri.v3, whole genome shotgun sequence genome and encodes:
- the ARPC1A gene encoding actin-related protein 2/3 complex subunit 1A isoform X2, which codes for MSLHQFLLEPITCHAWNRDRTQIALSPNNHEVHIYKKNGSQWVKAHELKEHNGHITGIDWAPKSDRIVTCGADRNAYVWSQKDGVWKPTLVILRINRAATFVTWSPLENKFAVGSGARLISVCYFESENDWWVSKHIKKPIRSTVLSLDWHPNNVLLAAGSCDFKCRVFSAYIKEVDEKPASTPWGSKMPFGQLMSEFGGSGTGGWVHGVSFSASGSRLAWVSHDSTVSVADASKSVQVSTLKTEFLPLLSVRFVSENSVVAAGHDCCPMLFSCDDRGCLTFVSKLDIPKQSIQRNMSAMERFRNMDKRATTEDRNTALETLHQNSITQVSIYEVDKQDCRKFCTTGIDGAMTIWDFKTLESSIQGLRIM
- the ARPC1A gene encoding actin-related protein 2/3 complex subunit 1A isoform X1 — protein: MKGNASNAFCPLKTLRIMSLHQFLLEPITCHAWNRDRTQIALSPNNHEVHIYKKNGSQWVKAHELKEHNGHITGIDWAPKSDRIVTCGADRNAYVWSQKDGVWKPTLVILRINRAATFVTWSPLENKFAVGSGARLISVCYFESENDWWVSKHIKKPIRSTVLSLDWHPNNVLLAAGSCDFKCRVFSAYIKEVDEKPASTPWGSKMPFGQLMSEFGGSGTGGWVHGVSFSASGSRLAWVSHDSTVSVADASKSVQVSTLKTEFLPLLSVRFVSENSVVAAGHDCCPMLFSCDDRGCLTFVSKLDIPKQSIQRNMSAMERFRNMDKRATTEDRNTALETLHQNSITQVSIYEVDKQDCRKFCTTGIDGAMTIWDFKTLESSIQGLRIM